In Akkermansia muciniphila, one DNA window encodes the following:
- a CDS encoding A/G-specific adenine glycosylase, with translation MTDATSHFNVHAFRNALIEWFRREGKDYPWRRTTDPWHILVSELMLQQTTIPTVLGRYDRWMRQFPTPGHLAAVDEQTALRSWEGLGYYRRVRSLQAIAREIVNKFGGRFPDNAEGLKRLPGIGPYTSGALLSFAFNKAAPIVDANVARVLARIDNYSVPVDSTEGQKYLWSRAESLVDPEHAREFNSAIMELGQTCCSISSPNCLLCPVRPFCSAERPETLPVKNPKPQVTRVEHHDILYIRGKSVLLAKCPEGKRHAGMYRFPQREDEHTLSLPHVLKQTYSITRYRVTRYIHHVTDTPLLREGEEFVPLDKIHGLPMASPDRKALNSPALGKLLDHIR, from the coding sequence CCCATTTTAACGTCCATGCTTTCCGGAACGCGCTGATAGAATGGTTCAGGCGCGAAGGGAAAGACTACCCGTGGAGGCGGACAACGGATCCGTGGCACATCCTGGTTTCCGAGCTGATGCTGCAGCAGACGACCATTCCCACCGTTCTGGGAAGATATGACAGGTGGATGCGCCAGTTCCCCACCCCGGGCCATCTGGCCGCCGTGGATGAGCAGACGGCCCTGCGCTCTTGGGAAGGACTGGGCTATTACCGCCGCGTGCGCTCCCTCCAGGCCATCGCCAGGGAAATCGTCAACAAGTTCGGAGGACGGTTCCCGGACAACGCGGAAGGGTTGAAACGCCTGCCGGGCATCGGCCCCTATACGTCGGGAGCGCTCCTCTCCTTCGCCTTCAACAAGGCGGCTCCCATCGTAGACGCCAATGTGGCGCGCGTCCTGGCCCGCATTGACAATTATTCCGTTCCCGTGGATTCCACGGAAGGCCAAAAATACCTGTGGAGCCGCGCGGAAAGCCTGGTGGACCCGGAACATGCCCGTGAATTCAATTCAGCCATCATGGAACTGGGGCAAACCTGCTGCAGCATCAGTTCCCCGAACTGCCTGCTGTGCCCCGTGCGCCCCTTCTGCTCCGCGGAACGGCCGGAAACGCTTCCCGTCAAAAATCCCAAGCCGCAAGTCACCCGGGTGGAGCATCACGACATTCTTTACATCCGCGGCAAATCCGTCCTGCTGGCCAAATGCCCGGAGGGCAAACGCCATGCCGGCATGTACCGCTTCCCCCAGAGGGAGGACGAGCACACCCTTTCCCTGCCCCATGTCCTGAAACAGACCTACAGCATTACCCGCTACAGGGTGACCCGCTACATCCACCATGTGACGGATACGCCTCTCCTCAGGGAAGGAGAGGAATTCGTGCCGCTGGATAAAATCCACGGTCTGCCTATGGCCTCTCCGGACCGCAAGGCGCTGAACTCCCCTGCCCTGGGCAAACTGCTGGACCACATCAGATGA
- the aat gene encoding leucyl/phenylalanyl-tRNA--protein transferase, which translates to MNDRLTPELVLSAYCQGCFPMADPETGEISFYEPDPRALIPLDDRFHIPHGLKRALNKKPFELRMDTAFPEVIHACARTDQPEEQWIDGQIEEAYGKLHEMGFAHSVECWDEEGLQGGLYGVALGKAFFGESMFHRKTDASKIALVALVQYLRAHQFLFLDTQWTTPHLLKFGAYEVPAEEYRKMLKRALAG; encoded by the coding sequence ATGAATGACAGATTAACGCCGGAACTTGTCCTCTCCGCCTATTGCCAGGGATGTTTTCCCATGGCGGACCCGGAAACGGGAGAAATCTCCTTTTACGAACCGGACCCGCGCGCCCTGATTCCCCTGGACGACCGCTTTCACATCCCCCACGGCCTCAAACGGGCTTTGAATAAAAAACCTTTTGAACTCCGGATGGACACCGCTTTCCCGGAGGTGATCCATGCCTGCGCCCGGACGGACCAGCCGGAAGAACAATGGATAGACGGACAGATTGAAGAAGCATACGGCAAGCTTCACGAGATGGGCTTTGCCCACAGTGTGGAATGCTGGGACGAGGAAGGGCTGCAGGGAGGCCTGTACGGAGTAGCCCTGGGAAAAGCTTTTTTCGGGGAAAGCATGTTTCACCGGAAAACGGACGCCAGCAAGATTGCCCTGGTGGCCCTGGTGCAATACCTGCGGGCGCACCAGTTCCTTTTCCTGGATACCCAGTGGACAACGCCGCATCTGCTGAAATTCGGCGCCTATGAAGTGCCGGCGGAAGAATACCGGAAAATGCTGAAGCGAGCGTTGGCAGGATAA
- the ppdK gene encoding pyruvate, phosphate dikinase, whose amino-acid sequence MSTNSCACSASTDKFVYSFGGGSADGNGSMKNLLGGKGANLAEMARIGLPVPPGFTITTEVCTYYYDHGCTYPAQLDAQVKEGIAKMEQILGRKFGDTEAMPLLVAVRSGARESMPGMMDTILNLGLNEKSVEAMVKATNNPRFAWDCYRRFVQMYGDVVLGVQKTPDEDHEPFETAIAAIKKERFGSEDVEDTKLSADDLKELVSRFKALVLERTGHEFPECPWEQLQGAIGAVFGSWNNDRAIVYRQKYGIPSEWGTAVNVQAMVFGNTGEESGSGVAFTRNPASGENEFYGEFLMNAQGEDVVAGVRTPAPVAALHEVMPAAFNELVRIREVLENHFHDMQDFEFTIQDRTVYMLQTRNGKRTGVAAFRIACEMVEQGLIDWKTAVRRIPADQVDQLLTPIFDREAIKSAKVLTRGLPAGPGAATGRIYLNAERCVEAADRGEKVLLVRLETSPEDLRGMIAAEGILTARGGVSSHAALVARQMGKVCVCGADEIIVDYNNRTVSVGDVTISEGDYLSIDGTSGLVYAGKVETSPSEIIQVLISKTMKPEDSRTYQNFAKLMQWCDDCTKMKVRTNADSPKQTETAIAFGATGIGLCRTEHMFFEGDRIDFVREMILSTKKSDRVAAVSKLLPYQKGDFKGIFKALKGLPGTIRLLDPPLHEFLPQTKEQQLDLAQKIGMPVEVIMRRVSELHEFNPMLGHRGCRLGIAYPEITEMQARAIFEAAVEVSQEEGFAVVPEIMVPLVAFKKELDIQKAIIDKVAQQVFEEKGAKVDYLVGTMIEIPRAAVTADEIAETAQFFSFGTNDLTQTGLGMSRDDSGSFLPQYQELEIIKKNVFASIDQNGVGKLMKIAVELGRSTRPDIKLGICGEHGGDPASVKFCNTLGLTYVSCSPYRVPTARLAAAQAALEQE is encoded by the coding sequence ATGTCCACCAATTCCTGCGCGTGCAGCGCATCTACTGACAAATTCGTCTATTCTTTCGGCGGAGGGTCCGCTGACGGTAATGGCAGCATGAAAAATCTTTTGGGCGGCAAGGGCGCCAACCTTGCGGAAATGGCCCGCATCGGCCTTCCTGTCCCTCCCGGATTCACCATCACGACGGAGGTTTGCACTTACTACTACGATCACGGCTGCACTTATCCCGCCCAGCTTGACGCGCAGGTCAAGGAAGGCATTGCCAAAATGGAGCAGATCCTGGGGCGCAAGTTCGGCGATACGGAAGCTATGCCCCTGCTGGTGGCCGTGCGTTCCGGCGCCCGTGAATCCATGCCCGGCATGATGGACACGATTTTGAACCTCGGCCTGAATGAAAAATCCGTGGAAGCCATGGTGAAGGCTACGAACAACCCCCGCTTCGCCTGGGACTGCTACCGCCGTTTTGTACAGATGTACGGCGACGTGGTGCTGGGCGTGCAGAAAACCCCGGATGAAGACCACGAACCTTTTGAAACCGCCATCGCCGCCATCAAGAAAGAACGCTTCGGCAGCGAGGACGTGGAAGACACCAAGCTTTCCGCCGACGACCTGAAAGAACTGGTCTCCCGCTTCAAGGCGCTGGTGCTGGAACGCACCGGCCATGAATTCCCGGAATGCCCCTGGGAACAGCTTCAGGGAGCCATTGGCGCCGTGTTCGGTTCCTGGAACAATGACCGCGCCATCGTGTACCGCCAGAAATACGGCATCCCGTCCGAATGGGGCACCGCCGTCAACGTGCAGGCCATGGTCTTCGGCAACACGGGCGAGGAATCCGGTTCCGGCGTGGCGTTCACCCGTAACCCCGCCTCCGGCGAAAACGAATTCTATGGCGAATTCCTGATGAATGCCCAGGGTGAAGACGTCGTGGCCGGCGTGCGTACGCCCGCCCCTGTTGCTGCCCTTCATGAAGTGATGCCCGCCGCCTTCAATGAACTGGTGCGCATTCGCGAAGTGCTGGAAAACCACTTCCACGACATGCAGGACTTCGAATTCACCATTCAGGACCGCACCGTTTACATGCTCCAGACCCGCAACGGGAAGCGTACCGGCGTGGCCGCTTTCCGCATTGCCTGCGAAATGGTGGAACAGGGCCTGATTGACTGGAAGACCGCCGTGCGCCGCATTCCTGCGGATCAGGTGGACCAGCTGCTGACCCCCATTTTTGACCGTGAAGCCATCAAGAGCGCCAAGGTTCTGACCCGCGGTCTTCCCGCCGGTCCCGGCGCCGCCACCGGACGCATCTACCTGAACGCGGAACGTTGCGTGGAAGCCGCGGACAGAGGTGAAAAGGTTCTGCTGGTCCGTCTGGAAACCTCTCCGGAAGACCTGCGCGGCATGATTGCCGCTGAAGGCATCCTGACCGCCCGCGGCGGCGTTTCCTCCCATGCCGCCCTCGTTGCCCGCCAGATGGGCAAAGTCTGCGTTTGCGGCGCGGATGAAATCATTGTGGACTACAACAACCGCACCGTTTCCGTTGGCGACGTAACCATCAGCGAAGGTGACTACCTCTCCATTGACGGAACGAGCGGCCTGGTATACGCCGGCAAGGTGGAAACTTCCCCCTCTGAAATCATCCAGGTTCTGATCTCCAAGACCATGAAGCCGGAAGACAGCCGCACCTACCAGAACTTCGCCAAGCTCATGCAGTGGTGCGACGACTGCACCAAAATGAAAGTGCGCACCAACGCGGACTCTCCCAAGCAGACGGAAACCGCTATCGCCTTCGGCGCCACCGGCATCGGCCTCTGCCGCACGGAACACATGTTCTTTGAAGGGGACCGGATCGACTTCGTCCGTGAAATGATCCTCTCCACCAAGAAGAGCGACCGCGTAGCCGCCGTTTCCAAGCTCCTTCCCTATCAGAAGGGGGACTTCAAGGGCATCTTCAAGGCGCTCAAGGGCCTGCCGGGCACCATCCGCCTTCTGGACCCGCCCCTGCACGAATTCCTTCCCCAGACGAAGGAACAGCAGCTTGACCTGGCCCAGAAAATCGGCATGCCTGTGGAAGTCATCATGCGCCGCGTGTCTGAACTCCATGAGTTCAACCCGATGCTCGGCCACCGCGGCTGCCGTCTCGGCATCGCCTATCCGGAAATCACGGAAATGCAGGCCCGCGCTATCTTTGAAGCCGCTGTGGAAGTCTCCCAGGAAGAAGGCTTTGCCGTGGTGCCTGAAATCATGGTTCCCCTGGTGGCCTTCAAGAAGGAGCTGGACATCCAGAAAGCCATCATTGACAAGGTGGCCCAGCAGGTATTTGAGGAAAAAGGCGCCAAAGTGGACTACCTCGTCGGCACCATGATTGAAATCCCGCGCGCCGCCGTCACGGCTGACGAAATCGCGGAAACCGCCCAGTTCTTCTCCTTCGGCACCAATGACCTGACCCAGACGGGCCTGGGCATGAGCCGCGACGACTCCGGCTCCTTCCTGCCGCAGTACCAGGAACTGGAAATCATCAAGAAGAACGTCTTCGCTTCCATTGACCAGAACGGCGTCGGCAAGCTGATGAAGATTGCCGTGGAACTCGGCCGCTCCACCCGCCCGGACATCAAGCTGGGCATCTGCGGCGAACACGGCGGCGACCCCGCTTCCGTCAAGTTCTGCAACACGCTGGGCCTGACTTACGTGAGCTGCTCTCCCTACCGCGTCCCGACCGCCCGTCTGGCCGCGGCCCAGGCGGCTCTGGAACAGGAATAA
- a CDS encoding glucose-6-phosphate isomerase, which translates to MTIMSLYAQQLVRYPELGISLDFSKLPLDDAFLSSMQGRIDKAFADMKALESGAIANPDEKRMVGHYWLRNSSLAPTPELKAAIDGPLADVKAFGRDVLDGKITPPRAEQYSAALVIGIGGSALGPELVADAIPAAGLDMFFLDNTDPDGMYRVLESLPLEETLVVVISKSGGTPETRNGMLVAQDFFRKNGLEFAPQAVAVTGAGSRLDKTAEAEGWLKRFPMEDWVGGRTSVMSVVGLVPAVLQGVNVDELLEGARLMDEKTRRDCVKCNASMKLALAWYKATGGKGEKDMVVLPYKDALVLFSKYLQQLIMESLGKRLDLEGNEVCQGISVYGNKGSTDQHAYVQQLRDGVNNFFATFIEVRECSADAVEVEAGATCGDFLQGFLRGTRQALAESGRSSITISIPEVNAKTLGMLIALFERAVSFYASLVNINAYHQPGVEAGKKAAGSFLALLGRVRSALGTAPETAAQMAARLDADQEAVYHCLVHIASGDSSVKWVQADCADEDTFCKA; encoded by the coding sequence ATGACCATCATGAGCTTATACGCACAACAACTCGTTCGCTACCCAGAACTGGGCATCTCCCTTGATTTTTCCAAACTTCCGCTGGACGATGCGTTCCTGTCTTCCATGCAGGGGCGGATAGACAAGGCGTTTGCCGACATGAAGGCGCTGGAATCCGGCGCCATTGCCAATCCTGATGAAAAACGCATGGTGGGGCACTACTGGCTGCGCAATTCCTCCCTGGCTCCCACGCCGGAATTGAAGGCTGCCATTGATGGTCCCCTGGCGGACGTCAAAGCCTTCGGACGGGACGTTCTGGACGGCAAAATAACGCCTCCCCGCGCGGAACAATATTCCGCGGCCCTCGTCATTGGCATCGGCGGTTCCGCTCTTGGCCCGGAGCTGGTGGCGGACGCCATTCCTGCGGCGGGGCTGGACATGTTCTTTCTGGACAACACGGACCCGGACGGCATGTACCGGGTGCTGGAATCCCTCCCTCTGGAAGAAACGCTTGTCGTCGTTATTTCCAAATCCGGCGGCACGCCGGAAACCCGCAACGGCATGCTGGTGGCCCAGGATTTCTTCAGGAAGAACGGGCTGGAATTCGCTCCCCAGGCGGTTGCCGTCACGGGAGCAGGCTCCCGGCTGGACAAAACGGCTGAGGCGGAAGGCTGGCTCAAGCGTTTCCCGATGGAAGACTGGGTGGGCGGCCGCACCTCCGTCATGTCCGTGGTGGGGCTGGTTCCCGCCGTGCTTCAGGGCGTGAACGTGGATGAACTGCTGGAAGGCGCGCGCCTGATGGACGAAAAGACGCGCCGGGACTGCGTAAAATGCAACGCCTCCATGAAACTGGCGCTGGCCTGGTACAAGGCTACCGGCGGCAAGGGGGAAAAGGACATGGTGGTTCTTCCCTACAAGGATGCCCTGGTGCTCTTCTCCAAATACCTCCAGCAGCTCATTATGGAATCCCTCGGCAAGCGGCTGGATCTGGAGGGCAACGAAGTCTGCCAGGGCATCTCCGTGTACGGCAACAAGGGTTCCACGGACCAGCATGCCTATGTGCAGCAGCTCCGTGACGGCGTGAACAACTTCTTCGCCACTTTCATTGAAGTGCGCGAATGTTCCGCGGATGCGGTGGAAGTGGAAGCGGGCGCCACCTGCGGAGACTTCCTCCAGGGCTTCCTGCGCGGCACCCGCCAGGCGCTTGCGGAATCCGGCCGTTCCTCCATTACCATCTCCATCCCGGAGGTGAACGCCAAAACGCTCGGCATGCTGATCGCCCTGTTTGAGCGCGCCGTCTCCTTCTATGCTTCTCTGGTCAATATCAACGCCTATCATCAGCCGGGCGTGGAAGCCGGCAAGAAAGCGGCGGGTTCCTTCCTGGCCCTGCTGGGCAGGGTGAGGAGCGCTCTGGGAACCGCCCCGGAAACAGCCGCCCAGATGGCTGCCCGGCTGGATGCGGATCAGGAAGCCGTGTACCATTGCCTCGTGCACATAGCCTCCGGTGATTCCTCCGTCAAGTGGGTGCAGGCTGACTGCGCGGATGAAGACACCTTCTGCAAGGCGTAA
- a CDS encoding tetratricopeptide repeat protein gives MKKLAYVAGLFALTCAPLLAALYEGLEVGMDKDQVLKTLRRSKQLEGPPTDALLARTGLNGVFKTRQAIGGQTFALNFDYDPSGGLRAVVFYSRSKHRGSEYETKLKSAYKALLVGLTEQFGEPVNMPEWVARESLQEGRIQYMHMWKVSPGVFLMSGLGNMGAMEGYFPLFRFSGPSGMPPKSKRDREELKREWAAIPEFPGLKEAELHISDAVLAMGSKKYKDAFECFQQAAELGCPRGYWGMAFLYDQGKYGVKRDKKKAEEMHRKAGAAGYAPSASRFGAAWPDAARVLGLTAAEAREQARTRRRAAVEGYASEQYNLGVMYQTGFGLPKDMAKAREWFQKAADQGDVQAKSVLKKLR, from the coding sequence ATGAAAAAACTAGCCTATGTTGCTGGGCTCTTCGCTCTCACGTGTGCCCCTCTCCTTGCCGCTCTCTATGAGGGGCTGGAGGTGGGAATGGACAAGGATCAGGTGCTGAAAACCCTGAGGCGAAGCAAGCAGCTTGAAGGTCCGCCCACGGATGCCCTCCTCGCACGCACCGGACTCAACGGCGTGTTTAAAACCAGGCAGGCCATAGGCGGCCAGACCTTTGCCCTGAACTTTGACTATGACCCCTCCGGCGGCTTGAGGGCCGTTGTCTTCTATTCCCGGAGCAAGCACCGCGGTTCCGAATATGAAACCAAACTGAAATCCGCCTATAAGGCCCTTCTGGTGGGCCTGACGGAACAGTTCGGGGAACCGGTGAACATGCCGGAATGGGTGGCCAGGGAATCTCTTCAGGAAGGCCGCATCCAGTACATGCACATGTGGAAGGTATCTCCCGGCGTTTTCCTCATGTCCGGCCTGGGCAACATGGGAGCCATGGAGGGCTACTTCCCCCTTTTCCGTTTTTCCGGCCCCTCCGGCATGCCTCCCAAGTCCAAAAGGGACAGGGAGGAACTGAAAAGGGAATGGGCGGCCATCCCGGAATTTCCCGGCTTGAAGGAGGCGGAACTCCACATTTCCGACGCCGTGCTCGCCATGGGTTCCAAAAAGTATAAAGATGCCTTTGAATGCTTCCAGCAGGCGGCGGAACTGGGCTGCCCCCGTGGCTACTGGGGCATGGCGTTCCTGTATGACCAGGGCAAATACGGCGTGAAGAGGGATAAGAAAAAAGCGGAGGAAATGCACCGCAAGGCCGGAGCTGCCGGCTATGCCCCTTCCGCCTCCAGATTCGGAGCAGCGTGGCCGGATGCGGCGCGGGTTCTGGGACTAACCGCTGCGGAAGCCAGGGAACAGGCCCGCACGCGCCGCCGGGCGGCTGTGGAAGGCTATGCCTCGGAACAATATAACCTGGGCGTGATGTATCAGACCGGTTTCGGCCTGCCCAAGGACATGGCCAAAGCCCGGGAATGGTTCCAGAAAGCGGCGGACCAGGGAGACGTGCAGGCTAAAAGCGTCCTGAAAAAACTCCGGTAA
- a CDS encoding class I SAM-dependent methyltransferase, with amino-acid sequence MERNYHHCVERNRELIPPDTDIFRVMDGAGDGIPGVFVDQMADRILVSTRGCSIPVDLESELRSTGMPVFHKKLEQNQKEAPFQIAGPALPLQFTAMEQGVRFKIDMAAGYSQGIFLDQRDHRRRVRERSAPGMRVLNTFAYTGAFSVYAALGGAQTTTLDLAQPCLDWARENFILNGIDPSAQYFCKGDARRWLERFARQGRTFHGIILDPPTFSRDDRGKVFRVESHYGELVALARECLEPGGWMLCTSNCRKLGHEDFRRMVAQAVPGFRLTRDPMPPDFSGEDYLKRLWIDWK; translated from the coding sequence GTGGAAAGAAATTATCATCATTGCGTGGAACGCAACAGGGAATTGATTCCGCCGGATACGGATATATTCCGGGTCATGGACGGGGCAGGGGATGGAATCCCCGGTGTCTTTGTGGATCAGATGGCGGACCGTATTCTCGTTTCCACGCGCGGCTGTTCCATTCCTGTGGACTTGGAAAGCGAACTTCGGAGTACGGGCATGCCTGTATTCCACAAGAAGCTGGAACAAAACCAGAAAGAAGCGCCTTTCCAAATTGCCGGCCCGGCCCTCCCCCTGCAATTTACGGCCATGGAGCAGGGAGTGCGTTTCAAAATAGACATGGCCGCCGGGTATTCCCAGGGAATTTTTCTGGATCAGCGCGACCACCGCCGCCGGGTAAGGGAAAGAAGCGCTCCGGGCATGAGGGTGCTGAATACCTTTGCCTATACGGGAGCCTTTTCCGTTTACGCCGCCCTGGGGGGGGCGCAGACAACCACGCTGGACCTGGCGCAGCCGTGTCTGGACTGGGCCAGGGAAAATTTCATCCTGAACGGCATTGACCCTTCCGCTCAATATTTTTGCAAGGGGGACGCGCGCCGCTGGCTGGAACGGTTCGCCAGGCAGGGCCGAACCTTTCACGGCATTATCCTGGACCCTCCCACATTTTCCCGGGATGACCGCGGGAAGGTGTTCCGGGTGGAATCCCACTACGGGGAGCTGGTGGCCCTGGCGCGCGAATGTCTGGAACCGGGCGGCTGGATGCTGTGCACCAGCAACTGCCGCAAGCTGGGCCACGAGGACTTCCGCAGGATGGTGGCCCAGGCCGTTCCCGGTTTCCGCCTGACCCGTGACCCCATGCCTCCGGATTTCTCCGGGGAGGATTATTTGAAAAGATTGTGGATAGATTGGAAATAA
- a CDS encoding PEP-CTERM sorting domain-containing protein: MRKIASISMLAVVSALSASAATVLFDFNSSLLPEPPAKTVSVTDSGSGFVATLATASSSANLSSTSSAASGDWVSSGTSFDTQGLDSFMENKVSFGDSWQTFISGPKGSALSLTISGLVAGASYQIALVTGCPFEGAGAWNSLVTSNTYASATPSIGANSQTIQARTPTGYTLSNVIANENGEITLTVNTPGSAHTPTFNALAISGETASVPEPATASLSLLGLMALMARRRRA; the protein is encoded by the coding sequence ATGAGAAAAATCGCCTCTATTTCCATGTTGGCTGTGGTATCCGCTCTTTCCGCGAGCGCCGCTACTGTATTGTTTGATTTTAACAGTTCCCTGCTTCCGGAACCTCCTGCCAAGACTGTTTCTGTAACGGATTCCGGTTCCGGTTTTGTTGCAACCTTGGCTACGGCGTCCTCTTCCGCGAATCTGAGTTCTACCTCTTCCGCGGCCTCCGGAGACTGGGTTTCCTCAGGAACTTCTTTTGATACGCAGGGATTGGATTCTTTCATGGAAAACAAGGTCTCTTTCGGGGACTCTTGGCAGACCTTCATCTCCGGCCCTAAAGGATCTGCGCTCTCTCTGACTATTTCCGGTCTGGTGGCTGGCGCCTCCTACCAGATTGCCCTTGTTACCGGGTGTCCGTTTGAAGGCGCCGGCGCTTGGAATTCCCTGGTAACTTCCAATACCTACGCCAGCGCGACTCCTTCCATAGGTGCGAACTCTCAGACAATTCAGGCCCGGACTCCTACGGGATACACCCTCAGCAACGTTATCGCCAATGAAAATGGGGAAATCACTCTGACGGTAAATACGCCGGGTTCAGCCCATACGCCTACGTTTAATGCTCTGGCTATTTCCGGAGAAACGGCCAGCGTGCCGGAACCGGCTACGGCATCCCTGAGCCTGCTGGGGCTGATGGCTCTGATGGCTCGCCGCCGAAGAGCTTGA
- the scpA gene encoding methylmalonyl-CoA mutase, producing MSNIPDFASASYPEIKAGAATPASETETWMTNEQIPVPPTYSESVYDDCLHLDFTAGVAPNLRGPYATMYVARPWTVRQYAGFSTAEESNAFYRRNLAAGQKGLSIAFDLATHRGYDSDHPRVVGDVGKAGVAVDSILDMEILFKGIPLDKMSVSMTMNGAVLPVLAFYIVAAQEQGCTLDQLSGTIQNDILKEYMVRNTYIYPPDPSMRIIADIFEFTSKYMPKFNSISISGYHMQEAGATADLEMAYTLADGLEYVRTGIKAGIDIDAFAPRLSFFWAQGKNYFMEVAKMRAARVLWAKLIKQFNPKNPKSLALRTHSQTSGWSLTEQDPFNNVTRTCIEALAAACGHTQSLHTNSLDEAIALPTDFSARIARNTQLQLQDETSICKVIDPWGGSYYVEYLTNELIRKGWAHLQEVEKLGGMAKAIETGLPKMRIEEAAARRQAAIDSGKEPIIGVNKYRLEQEAQIDILEVDNTTVREAQIARLQKLRAERDSAACEAALEALSECARTGEGNLLDLAIKAAKARASLGEISSALEKHFGRHKAPIKLITGVYAQSYGQDPLVEEVRKMTDDFAERTGRRPRILVAKMGQDGHDRGAKVVSSAYADLGFDVDVGPLFQTPEETAKMAIENDVHMIGMSSLAAGHKVLLPALVEELAKQGRPDILVFCGGVIPAQDYDFLKEHGAVAIFGPGTNIPEASREIMEALNEQYAD from the coding sequence ATGAGCAATATTCCTGATTTTGCATCCGCCTCCTATCCTGAAATCAAGGCTGGTGCCGCAACCCCGGCTTCCGAAACGGAAACCTGGATGACCAATGAACAAATTCCCGTACCGCCCACCTACTCGGAAAGCGTGTACGACGACTGCCTGCACCTGGACTTTACGGCCGGTGTAGCTCCCAACCTCCGCGGGCCGTATGCCACCATGTACGTGGCGCGCCCCTGGACGGTGCGCCAGTACGCCGGCTTCTCCACGGCAGAGGAATCCAACGCCTTTTACCGCCGCAACCTGGCGGCGGGCCAGAAGGGCCTTTCCATTGCCTTTGACCTGGCCACACACCGCGGCTATGACTCCGACCACCCCCGCGTGGTAGGTGACGTGGGCAAGGCCGGCGTGGCCGTGGACTCCATTCTGGACATGGAAATCCTCTTCAAGGGCATTCCCTTGGACAAGATGTCCGTTTCCATGACCATGAACGGCGCCGTGCTCCCCGTGCTGGCTTTCTACATCGTCGCCGCCCAGGAACAGGGCTGCACGCTGGACCAGCTTTCCGGCACGATCCAGAACGACATTCTCAAGGAGTACATGGTGCGCAACACCTACATTTACCCGCCTGATCCCTCTATGAGGATTATTGCGGATATCTTTGAGTTCACCTCCAAGTACATGCCCAAGTTCAACTCCATTTCCATCTCCGGCTACCACATGCAGGAAGCCGGCGCCACGGCGGACCTGGAAATGGCCTACACGCTTGCGGACGGCCTGGAATATGTCCGCACAGGTATCAAGGCCGGCATTGACATTGACGCCTTTGCTCCGCGCCTCTCCTTCTTCTGGGCCCAGGGCAAGAACTACTTCATGGAAGTGGCCAAAATGCGCGCCGCCCGCGTGCTGTGGGCCAAGCTCATCAAGCAGTTCAATCCCAAGAACCCGAAGTCCCTGGCTCTGCGCACGCACTCCCAGACTTCCGGCTGGTCCCTCACGGAGCAGGACCCGTTCAACAACGTTACCCGCACCTGCATTGAGGCCCTGGCCGCCGCCTGCGGCCACACGCAGTCCCTCCACACGAACTCCCTGGATGAAGCGATCGCCCTGCCGACGGACTTCTCCGCCCGCATCGCCCGCAACACCCAGCTCCAGCTTCAGGATGAAACCTCCATCTGCAAGGTGATCGACCCGTGGGGCGGCTCCTACTACGTGGAATACCTGACCAATGAGCTCATCCGCAAGGGCTGGGCCCACCTTCAGGAAGTGGAAAAACTCGGCGGCATGGCCAAAGCCATTGAAACCGGGCTGCCCAAGATGCGCATTGAAGAAGCCGCGGCGCGCCGCCAGGCCGCCATTGACTCTGGAAAGGAACCCATCATCGGCGTCAACAAATACCGCCTGGAGCAGGAAGCCCAGATCGACATTCTGGAAGTGGACAACACCACCGTCCGGGAAGCCCAGATCGCCCGTCTGCAAAAACTGCGCGCGGAACGGGACTCCGCCGCGTGCGAAGCCGCGCTGGAAGCCCTGTCCGAATGCGCCCGCACGGGGGAAGGCAATCTCCTTGACCTTGCCATTAAGGCAGCCAAGGCCCGCGCCTCCCTGGGTGAAATCTCCTCCGCCCTGGAAAAACACTTCGGGCGTCATAAAGCACCAATCAAACTCATTACCGGCGTGTACGCTCAATCCTATGGTCAAGATCCGCTGGTGGAGGAAGTCCGCAAGATGACGGATGACTTCGCCGAACGCACGGGGCGTCGTCCCCGCATCCTCGTCGCTAAAATGGGCCAGGACGGCCATGACCGCGGCGCCAAGGTGGTCTCCTCCGCCTATGCCGACCTCGGCTTTGACGTGGACGTGGGTCCGCTCTTCCAGACGCCGGAGGAAACTGCCAAAATGGCGATTGAAAACGACGTGCACATGATCGGCATGAGCTCTCTGGCCGCCGGCCACAAGGTGCTGCTTCCCGCCCTGGTGGAGGAACTTGCCAAGCAGGGCCGTCCGGATATCCTGGTCTTCTGCGGCGGCGTTATTCCCGCCCAGGACTATGACTTCCTGAAGGAACACGGCGCTGTGGCCATCTTCGGCCCGGGCACCAACATTCCGGAAGCTTCCAGGGAAATCATGGAAGCTCTTAATGAACAGTATGCTGACTAA